One part of the Methylobacterium mesophilicum SR1.6/6 genome encodes these proteins:
- a CDS encoding MFS transporter yields the protein MLATTHLALINVFTGDIQGGLGPFLGTWLAETGGWSPARVGFVTTLVGVGALCLSGPAGALVDRIGRPRLLIAAACAAILAGTLLVMPAKSFPAVFTAQMLAAAGGVLLLPAVTELTLGIVGKDRFPKQQGRNQACNHLGILVAAGLISFGSVPFGPAVAFWVLGAMALLAIAASVTTPGHCYNGRRAVGWKEDDPDDKPERASSRSVLSNRKLMVLAVALALFNLGNGGMLTLLGQKLVAAGSDATAWTARYVMVAQLVMIPVALFAGSLADRRGRRKLLLVALAALPVRAVLSAFIDDPVWLIAAEIFDGVASGIVGVAVPVVVADLTWGSGRTQTALGTVNAVQGIGGALSAWYGGLAQSMVGWTGSFLALGAPALIALALVVWLDATCEPGRRSRRRERAAASLQPA from the coding sequence ATGCTCGCCACCACCCACCTTGCCCTGATCAACGTCTTCACCGGTGACATCCAGGGCGGACTCGGTCCCTTCCTGGGAACCTGGCTCGCCGAGACAGGGGGATGGTCGCCGGCGCGGGTCGGGTTCGTCACGACGCTGGTGGGCGTCGGCGCGCTGTGCCTCAGCGGGCCCGCCGGCGCCCTGGTCGACCGGATTGGACGGCCTCGTCTCCTCATTGCCGCAGCCTGCGCCGCGATCCTGGCCGGCACGCTGCTGGTCATGCCGGCCAAATCCTTCCCGGCCGTGTTCACCGCCCAGATGCTGGCGGCCGCCGGTGGCGTGCTCCTTCTCCCTGCTGTCACCGAATTGACCCTCGGCATCGTCGGCAAGGACCGCTTCCCGAAGCAGCAGGGTCGCAACCAAGCCTGCAATCACCTCGGAATCCTCGTCGCGGCGGGCCTCATCAGCTTCGGCTCCGTCCCATTCGGGCCCGCCGTCGCCTTCTGGGTGCTCGGTGCCATGGCCTTGCTGGCCATCGCGGCCAGCGTGACAACCCCAGGCCACTGCTACAACGGACGCCGCGCGGTCGGCTGGAAGGAGGACGATCCGGACGACAAGCCGGAACGGGCGAGCTCCCGCAGCGTGCTCTCGAATCGCAAGCTGATGGTGCTGGCCGTGGCACTCGCGCTGTTCAACCTCGGCAACGGCGGCATGTTGACCTTGCTCGGGCAGAAGCTCGTGGCGGCTGGCTCCGACGCCACGGCTTGGACAGCCCGCTACGTCATGGTCGCGCAGTTGGTCATGATCCCGGTGGCCCTCTTCGCAGGCTCCCTCGCCGACAGGCGCGGGCGCCGCAAGCTCCTGCTGGTCGCCCTGGCTGCGTTGCCGGTGCGGGCGGTCCTGTCCGCCTTCATCGATGACCCGGTGTGGCTTATCGCGGCCGAGATCTTCGACGGCGTGGCCTCGGGCATCGTCGGGGTCGCCGTGCCTGTGGTGGTGGCGGATCTCACCTGGGGCTCGGGCCGCACCCAGACGGCGCTCGGCACCGTCAACGCGGTACAGGGCATCGGCGGCGCGCTCTCGGCCTGGTACGGCGGCCTGGCCCAGTCGATGGTGGGCTGGACCGGCTCGTTCCTGGCACTCGGGGCCCCCGCGCTGATCGCCCTCGCCCTGGTCGTCTGGCTTGACGCGACCTGCGAACCGGGACGCCGGTCGCGCCGGCGCGAGCGCGCGGCCGCGAGCCTGCAGCCTGCCTGA
- a CDS encoding sigma-70 family RNA polymerase sigma factor yields MSEGAVPDRPRPPAPLDAASLPAGVRDHLGAHLRVAYEALARPQTPQRLLDLVAQLDAVLDGQSRERALAFRAELTEALPGLRAFALSLIADASRADDLVQETVLRAWARQELFTPGSNLKAWLCTILRNQFYSECRKRKREIEDVDGAAAAQLTAPAAQEHGSDLHTVWSHIGKLPELQREALLLVGAQGLTYEAAAEVMGCQTGTVKSRVSRARALLVAELA; encoded by the coding sequence ATGAGCGAAGGGGCGGTGCCTGATCGGCCGAGACCACCTGCCCCGCTGGATGCGGCTTCACTTCCTGCCGGGGTGCGGGATCACCTCGGCGCTCACCTGCGCGTCGCCTACGAAGCGCTGGCGAGGCCGCAAACGCCGCAGCGCCTGCTCGATCTCGTCGCGCAGCTTGACGCCGTTCTGGATGGGCAAAGCCGCGAGAGAGCCTTGGCTTTTCGCGCAGAGCTGACCGAGGCGCTTCCTGGACTTCGCGCGTTCGCTCTGTCGCTCATCGCCGACGCCTCGCGCGCCGACGACTTGGTGCAGGAGACCGTCCTGCGGGCCTGGGCTCGCCAGGAACTGTTCACCCCAGGCTCGAACCTGAAGGCGTGGCTCTGCACCATCCTGCGCAACCAGTTCTATTCCGAATGCCGCAAGCGGAAGCGCGAGATCGAGGATGTGGACGGCGCTGCTGCGGCGCAGCTTACCGCTCCGGCCGCCCAAGAGCACGGTTCCGACCTGCACACGGTCTGGTCCCATATCGGCAAGCTGCCTGAGCTTCAGCGCGAGGCCCTGCTGCTCGTGGGTGCACAAGGCCTCACGTATGAGGCCGCCGCCGAGGTGATGGGTTGCCAGACCGGCACAGTGAAGAGTCGGGTGAGCCGCGCCCGAGCCCTGCTCGTCGCGGAACTCGCCTAG
- a CDS encoding helix-turn-helix domain-containing protein gives MYAHYQRLDSEEVLELRREGGRYLKELREAQGLSQRQLAALVGAEYYTFISQLETGRGRIPPDRYRAWADALKIEPREFVRNVMRFYDPMTYEILFGDPTNPGTDNEA, from the coding sequence GTGTATGCGCATTACCAACGCCTGGATTCGGAGGAGGTGCTGGAGCTGCGTCGCGAAGGTGGGCGGTATCTGAAGGAATTGCGGGAGGCGCAGGGTCTGTCACAACGACAGCTCGCCGCCCTCGTGGGTGCGGAATACTATACATTCATCTCGCAACTTGAGACGGGGCGCGGCCGAATCCCTCCGGATCGCTACCGGGCCTGGGCGGATGCGCTGAAAATCGAGCCCCGGGAATTCGTCCGGAACGTGATGCGCTTCTACGATCCGATGACTTACGAGATCCTGTTCGGCGATCCCACGAACCCTGGCACGGACAACGAAGCCTAA
- a CDS encoding type I secretion system permease/ATPase: MGDHSLQSTLTTGLRALRPVLTTAVIFGLFINLLLFVSPLYMLQIYDRVIPSRSETTLVGITLIAAVGLAVYATLDMLRSRLLVRGGVIFDQEIADPIFDAAHRGMLIRPGARHDTALRDVDILREFLTGGGMLAFCDLPWIPIFLLACFVLHPWFGWMALVGGGTILGLTLLNEIATRWTLEAASRASREAGQQAAAVFRNGEVLQAMGMLASLRGLWRRRHDEVLALQARASDRAGMIVAVTKFVRMLLQTLVLGAGAYLAIHREISAGSMIAASIIIGRTLAPIEAVVGNWKGFTAARASYRRLTDLIDVAKPETRRLMLPRPQGAIQVENISVAAPGSTQPILNAVSFRLEPGSLVGIIGPSAAGKSTLVRALTGVWPLLDGTVRIDGSDLRHWDKQALGQHVGYLPQDVELFDGTVAQNIARFADVDDARVIEVARRAGCHELIQSLPDGYNTVIGRDGQGLSGGQRQRIALARALYGEPSLVVLDEPNASLDQLGEAALMRALAELKQSGTTVVIVTHKVSLLAEADRVLLMSGGTLQIDGTAEQVLSQITGPRPVPTLVPSVSPQASQSRRDAEAQRSAG; encoded by the coding sequence ATGGGCGATCATTCGCTGCAGTCGACATTGACCACGGGCCTGCGTGCACTCCGGCCCGTCCTGACAACGGCTGTGATCTTTGGATTGTTCATCAATCTTCTGCTCTTTGTCAGTCCTCTGTATATGCTTCAAATTTACGATCGCGTCATCCCGAGCCGAAGTGAGACGACGCTCGTCGGGATTACGCTGATCGCGGCTGTCGGTCTTGCCGTTTATGCGACCTTGGACATGTTGCGGTCGCGCCTTCTGGTGCGTGGGGGCGTGATCTTCGACCAGGAGATCGCCGATCCGATCTTCGATGCCGCCCATCGCGGCATGCTGATCCGGCCCGGGGCCCGGCACGACACGGCGCTGCGGGATGTGGACATCCTGCGCGAATTCCTGACGGGCGGCGGGATGCTGGCGTTCTGCGACCTGCCCTGGATTCCGATCTTCCTGCTCGCCTGTTTCGTGCTGCATCCTTGGTTCGGCTGGATGGCGCTGGTGGGGGGCGGCACGATTCTCGGGCTGACCCTGCTCAACGAGATCGCGACGCGATGGACCCTCGAAGCCGCCAGCCGGGCTTCGCGGGAGGCGGGACAGCAGGCCGCCGCGGTCTTCCGGAACGGGGAAGTGTTGCAGGCCATGGGCATGCTGGCCTCCCTGCGCGGTCTCTGGCGCCGGCGCCACGATGAGGTCCTGGCCCTTCAGGCCCGTGCGAGCGATCGCGCCGGCATGATCGTCGCCGTGACGAAGTTCGTCCGCATGCTCCTGCAGACCCTGGTTCTGGGGGCGGGCGCGTACCTCGCCATCCACCGGGAGATTTCCGCCGGGTCGATGATCGCCGCGTCGATCATCATCGGCCGCACCCTCGCGCCGATCGAGGCTGTCGTGGGCAATTGGAAGGGCTTCACGGCCGCCCGCGCCAGCTACCGGCGGCTGACGGATCTCATCGATGTCGCCAAGCCGGAGACCCGCCGCCTGATGCTGCCGCGCCCGCAGGGCGCGATCCAGGTCGAGAACATCTCTGTCGCGGCCCCCGGCTCGACGCAGCCGATCCTCAACGCGGTGAGCTTCCGGCTCGAGCCCGGCAGCCTCGTGGGCATCATCGGACCGAGCGCGGCCGGCAAATCGACTCTTGTGCGCGCCCTGACCGGGGTCTGGCCCCTGCTCGACGGCACCGTGCGCATCGACGGCTCCGACCTGCGTCACTGGGACAAGCAGGCGCTCGGCCAGCACGTCGGATACCTGCCTCAGGACGTGGAGCTGTTCGACGGCACGGTGGCGCAGAACATCGCGCGGTTCGCCGACGTGGACGATGCGCGCGTCATCGAGGTTGCCCGGAGGGCGGGCTGTCACGAGCTGATCCAGTCCCTGCCGGACGGGTACAACACGGTGATCGGGCGGGATGGACAGGGATTGTCCGGCGGCCAGCGTCAGCGCATCGCGCTGGCCCGCGCCCTCTACGGCGAGCCGAGCTTGGTGGTTCTGGACGAGCCGAATGCGAGTCTCGACCAGCTCGGCGAGGCTGCGCTGATGCGGGCCTTGGCGGAGCTGAAGCAGTCGGGCACGACGGTGGTGATCGTGACCCACAAGGTGAGCCTGCTGGCGGAGGCCGACCGCGTCCTGCTCATGAGCGGGGGCACCTTGCAGATCGACGGCACGGCGGAGCAGGTTCTGTCACAGATCACCGGCCCGCGCCCGGTCCCCACCCTAGTGCCGTCCGTCAGCCCCCAGGCCTCCCAGAGCCGCCGGGATGCCGAGGCACAGCGGAGCGCGGGATAG
- a CDS encoding HlyD family type I secretion periplasmic adaptor subunit, with translation MTHSRAAMPSLSPLRRTPDVERAGGGPTNWRVYAVAGYAVIVATFGVVGSWAATARLDRAVISPGVIVAEGSRKVVQHLEGGIVQEVLVRDGQTVHAGDVLLRIDPVQSRASNDLLRGQLDAALILEARLRAEQEQASDLVLPPEIASRRDDRTVARMIDDQASQLSERRASFQAQLELIQARVTQLKTEISGLAVEKASVEQQVALIQQELEGLRGLREKNLIPLSRVLMMEREHARLEGVIGRSVAETAKAQNGINEAGLQAAQLKQKLQEALTAQLLDTRQKIAELREKLIVAQDVLRRHEVRASHQGVIQGLKVYTIGQVIRSGEPLMEIVPTNDRLVISVQFAPNDLEAVHAGMRAEVKFPAFQTRRTPAIFGRLTMVSRDRLLDEGTKQPYFAGTVEIDDHHLPEDVRPRLLAGLPAEVVVSAGERTALDYLVAPFFEALGHGFHER, from the coding sequence ATGACCCACTCGCGAGCCGCGATGCCGAGCCTGTCGCCCCTGCGGCGAACGCCTGACGTGGAGCGGGCGGGCGGCGGTCCGACCAACTGGCGCGTGTACGCCGTCGCCGGCTACGCCGTCATCGTCGCGACGTTCGGTGTCGTCGGGAGCTGGGCCGCCACCGCACGCCTCGACCGGGCGGTCATCAGTCCCGGCGTGATCGTCGCGGAAGGCAGCCGCAAGGTGGTGCAGCATCTCGAGGGCGGCATCGTGCAGGAGGTGCTGGTGCGGGACGGGCAGACCGTCCACGCGGGCGACGTCCTGCTGCGTATCGATCCCGTGCAGTCGCGCGCCAGCAACGACCTGCTGCGCGGTCAGCTCGACGCGGCCCTGATCCTTGAGGCGCGGTTGCGCGCCGAGCAGGAACAGGCTTCGGACTTGGTCCTGCCGCCGGAGATCGCGTCGCGACGAGACGACCGTACCGTCGCCCGCATGATCGACGACCAAGCCAGTCAGCTGTCGGAGCGGCGCGCGTCCTTTCAGGCCCAGCTTGAGCTCATTCAGGCGCGCGTCACGCAGCTGAAGACGGAAATTTCCGGTCTCGCCGTCGAGAAGGCCTCGGTCGAGCAACAGGTCGCCCTAATCCAGCAGGAGCTGGAAGGCCTGCGTGGTCTGCGCGAGAAGAACCTCATCCCCCTCTCCCGCGTCCTGATGATGGAACGCGAGCACGCACGCCTCGAGGGTGTGATCGGGCGGTCCGTGGCAGAAACCGCCAAGGCGCAGAACGGCATCAACGAGGCGGGCCTGCAGGCGGCGCAACTCAAGCAGAAGCTTCAGGAAGCGCTCACGGCACAGCTTCTGGACACGCGCCAGAAGATCGCCGAACTGCGTGAGAAGCTCATCGTCGCCCAGGATGTTCTCCGGCGGCACGAGGTCCGGGCCTCGCATCAGGGTGTCATCCAGGGATTGAAGGTCTACACGATCGGGCAGGTGATCCGTTCCGGCGAGCCGCTAATGGAGATCGTCCCGACCAACGACCGGCTCGTGATCAGCGTCCAGTTCGCGCCGAACGATCTGGAGGCTGTCCATGCCGGCATGCGGGCCGAGGTCAAGTTCCCGGCCTTCCAGACGCGCCGCACGCCGGCCATCTTCGGAAGGCTGACCATGGTCTCGCGCGACCGCCTGCTCGATGAGGGGACGAAGCAACCTTATTTCGCCGGCACGGTCGAGATCGACGATCACCATTTGCCGGAGGACGTACGGCCCCGTCTCCTGGCGGGCCTGCCCGCCGAGGTCGTCGTATCGGCCGGCGAGCGCACCGCGCTCGACTACCTGGTCGCACCCTTCTTCGAGGCCCTCGGACACGGTTTCCATGAACGATAA